A genome region from Bacteroidales bacterium includes the following:
- a CDS encoding NUDIX domain-containing protein: MNQQPWDLFKKMLPGLFPILIFLVADAVWGTKTGLIVAIAFGLGELIFILLKERRFDWFIIFDTALLLILGGVSLISSDEIFFKLKPALINCIFLVIIGLSTFSNKNILLLYSKRFLKDISIDPDHQKELKKTFLALFWMFLIHTVLIVYSAFFMSKATWAFISGFLLYIFFAVYFGWIFMAGRKKNKAVEATEEWFPMVDEDGRTIGKVSRSQAHSKTMILHPVVHLHVINQKGEVYLQKRNANKDIQPGMWDTAVGGHIGLNETIEAALKREALEELNLSEFTFTPFLKYRWDSSMEAELVFSFITQYNGSISYNPDEISDGRFWNLRDIENLLNKNILTPNFEKEFSALKNWIKMNHSNF; the protein is encoded by the coding sequence ATGAATCAACAACCTTGGGATCTCTTTAAAAAGATGTTACCCGGATTGTTCCCAATCCTCATCTTTCTTGTTGCTGATGCTGTGTGGGGAACCAAAACGGGCTTGATTGTTGCCATTGCTTTTGGTTTAGGCGAACTGATTTTTATACTCCTGAAAGAAAGAAGATTTGATTGGTTTATCATTTTTGACACAGCTTTATTACTGATTCTTGGTGGTGTCTCCCTGATTTCAAGTGATGAAATTTTCTTTAAACTCAAACCTGCTTTAATCAATTGCATTTTCTTGGTTATCATAGGCTTATCCACTTTCTCCAACAAGAATATCCTCCTTCTGTACTCAAAGAGATTCCTTAAAGATATCTCCATCGATCCTGATCATCAGAAAGAACTTAAAAAAACCTTTCTTGCTCTTTTTTGGATGTTCCTCATCCATACCGTCTTAATAGTATATTCAGCATTTTTCATGTCAAAAGCCACATGGGCTTTCATCAGTGGTTTTTTGCTTTATATCTTTTTTGCAGTTTATTTTGGATGGATATTCATGGCTGGCAGAAAAAAAAACAAGGCTGTAGAAGCAACTGAAGAATGGTTTCCAATGGTGGATGAAGATGGCCGTACGATTGGTAAAGTAAGCAGGTCCCAGGCTCATTCAAAAACCATGATTCTACACCCTGTTGTTCATTTACATGTGATCAATCAAAAAGGAGAGGTTTACCTTCAGAAAAGAAATGCTAATAAGGATATTCAGCCAGGTATGTGGGATACTGCAGTTGGCGGACATATTGGACTGAATGAAACCATTGAAGCCGCATTGAAAAGGGAAGCTTTGGAAGAACTTAATCTTTCAGAATTCACATTCACTCCTTTCCTGAAATACCGCTGGGATTCTAGCATGGAAGCTGAGTTGGTATTCTCTTTTATCACTCAATATAATGGCTCCATCAGCTATAATCCTGATGAGATTTCTGATGGACGATTCTGGAACCTGAGAGATATTGAAAACCTCTTGAATAAAAATATCCTTACCCCAAACTTTGAAAAAGAATTCAGCGCTCTTAAGAACTGGATCAAAATGAATCATTCCAATTTTTAA